One window from the genome of Ignavibacteria bacterium encodes:
- a CDS encoding DUF4258 domain-containing protein, translating into MLDDILFETQTPLGFSVRVTRNYWEIITSTKHPIMFGKEELVENTISNPDEIRRSSKDDTVFLFYKRSEDYRFVCAVVKRLNGDGFLITAYPTNSIKLGEQLWTK; encoded by the coding sequence ATGCTCGACGATATTCTTTTTGAAACTCAAACCCCACTCGGTTTTTCCGTGAGAGTAACGAGAAACTATTGGGAGATTATTACATCTACAAAACATCCTATAATGTTCGGGAAAGAAGAACTTGTTGAAAACACAATTTCCAATCCCGATGAAATAAGGCGCAGCAGCAAAGACGATACAGTTTTTTTATTTTACAAACGTAGCGAAGATTATCGTTTTGTCTGTGCGGTGGTAAAGCGACTCAACGGCGACGGTTTTCTTATTACAGCATATCCAACAAACTCAATAAAATTAGGCGAACAATTATGGACCAAGTAA
- a CDS encoding type II toxin-antitoxin system HicB family antitoxin, with protein sequence MLFHVTLEQAEDGWLVAEVPALPGCVSQGKDEKEALDNIKEAITAWLWAEDQKAMLTLTANNAAHSQKKIEPIVVAV encoded by the coding sequence ATGCTCTTTCATGTAACATTAGAACAAGCAGAAGACGGATGGCTTGTCGCAGAAGTTCCCGCGCTTCCCGGATGTGTTTCACAAGGGAAAGATGAAAAAGAAGCGCTCGACAATATAAAAGAAGCAATCACTGCGTGGCTTTGGGCGGAAGACCAAAAAGCAATGTTGACGCTTACTGCGAACAATGCAGCGCATTCTCAGAAAAAAATAGAACCCATTGTTGTTGCAGTATAA
- a CDS encoding PEGA domain-containing protein produces MRINQTIRIIFAICFTTLFQTLSFTQTLNRQMKVDTLYQSSRVVLETDKAVIMVHSQIPNLRFESNRRIDKVTQVSSGDWEVWIPYGTHILKIDADGFQRLELPATNFAQKRSYEMAIKAVGFAPDRIADENLFEIVFKLSEDNVYSSYGNFSPTLSKSKTISYKLPQGEFTFRFSKDGFADETKTMNVSQNQQLDITLKAGTTTQIFSLPGIVQITSEPSGAEILVNGQKVGATPYQGELVAGNHQLELRKALYHSDVSTFTIEEGKTKSLSLKLKPRFGILNVTEQPSGTSVYLNDKFIGEAPITNYTIESQTYSLLLTQKFYHDSTFSLEVRDGETYTITTQMRPAFGTLSVTSSPENNAEVFLDGKKAGVTPFTNNKLTSGKYLLKVSKELYNDTEEQILIEDGKTTTKTILLNKNYGELNVTANESKIFLNNKEVGEGTYTARLNAGRYQLRAERGEKYTSDEKEVYVSVGENKNITLTPTPKLGSVSVFVEPMEASDAEIFVNEEYKGTAPKVLPLLIGDYRITAKKNNFLDKTETISLLENDKKQVRFELLTYEGTRQQSIDRWARGKWISIAGATLATGVGTYFFLSAEKKNDYYNAATNGTDVKNFRDIRDKHQLYFQISVGGAGAFLAGTIYSWVMEKSY; encoded by the coding sequence ATGAGGATAAATCAAACCATAAGAATTATTTTTGCTATCTGCTTTACAACTCTCTTTCAAACGTTATCATTTACTCAAACTCTCAATCGCCAGATGAAAGTTGATACATTGTATCAATCTTCGCGCGTAGTATTGGAAACAGATAAAGCGGTGATTATGGTACATTCACAAATTCCGAATCTTCGATTTGAAAGCAACCGACGGATTGATAAAGTAACGCAAGTTTCCTCCGGGGATTGGGAAGTGTGGATTCCGTACGGCACACACATTTTGAAAATTGATGCCGATGGTTTTCAACGACTCGAACTTCCCGCTACAAACTTTGCTCAAAAGCGAAGTTATGAAATGGCGATAAAAGCAGTTGGTTTTGCGCCTGATAGAATAGCAGACGAAAATTTATTTGAAATTGTTTTTAAACTCAGCGAGGACAATGTGTATTCTTCATACGGTAATTTTTCGCCGACACTTTCTAAAAGCAAAACAATTTCATATAAACTTCCGCAAGGTGAATTCACATTTCGTTTTTCCAAAGATGGATTTGCCGATGAAACAAAAACGATGAACGTTTCGCAAAATCAGCAACTCGACATTACGTTGAAAGCAGGAACAACAACACAAATATTTTCATTGCCCGGTATTGTGCAAATAACATCCGAACCAAGCGGAGCGGAAATTTTGGTGAACGGACAAAAGGTTGGAGCAACACCGTATCAAGGAGAACTCGTTGCGGGAAATCATCAGTTAGAATTGCGTAAAGCATTGTATCACTCCGACGTTTCGACGTTTACTATTGAAGAAGGAAAAACAAAATCGCTTTCACTGAAACTCAAACCTCGTTTCGGAATTTTAAATGTTACAGAACAACCGTCGGGAACTTCCGTGTATCTCAACGATAAATTTATCGGCGAAGCACCAATTACAAACTATACAATCGAAAGCCAAACATACTCGCTTCTCCTCACTCAAAAATTTTATCACGATTCTACATTTTCCTTAGAAGTGCGCGACGGAGAAACATATACTATCACTACTCAAATGCGTCCTGCGTTTGGCACACTTTCCGTTACGTCATCGCCGGAAAATAATGCCGAAGTTTTTCTTGACGGAAAGAAAGCCGGCGTTACTCCATTCACCAACAATAAACTTACTTCGGGAAAATATCTTCTCAAAGTTTCCAAAGAACTCTACAACGATACAGAAGAACAAATTCTGATTGAAGACGGCAAAACAACAACTAAAACAATTTTGCTCAATAAAAATTATGGCGAATTGAATGTAACTGCAAACGAAAGTAAAATTTTTCTGAACAATAAAGAAGTTGGTGAAGGAACATACACAGCGCGATTAAATGCAGGACGCTATCAGTTACGAGCAGAGCGCGGAGAAAAATATACATCGGATGAAAAAGAAGTATATGTTTCCGTTGGAGAGAATAAAAACATAACACTCACGCCAACACCAAAACTCGGAAGTGTTTCTGTGTTTGTTGAGCCGATGGAAGCAAGCGATGCGGAAATTTTTGTGAACGAAGAATACAAAGGAACTGCGCCGAAAGTTCTTCCTCTCTTGATTGGTGATTATCGCATAACAGCAAAGAAAAATAATTTCCTTGATAAAACGGAAACCATCTCATTGTTGGAAAATGATAAGAAGCAAGTGAGGTTTGAACTACTCACGTACGAAGGCACACGCCAGCAATCTATTGATAGATGGGCAAGAGGGAAATGGATTTCGATTGCTGGAGCAACGCTTGCAACTGGTGTAGGAACGTATTTCTTTTTGAGCGCGGAGAAAAAGAACGATTATTACAATGCGGCAACGAATGGAACCGATGTAAAAAACTTTCGGGATATACGCGACAAACATCAACTCTATTTTCAAATTTCTGTTGGCGGCGCGGGAGCGTTTTTGGCGGGGACGATTTATTCGTGGGTGATGGAGAAAAGTTATTGA